Sequence from the Cuniculiplasma divulgatum genome:
AAGTATGCATTTTGCATGAGAGCATACGGCATCCATTGCGTGATAGCCGTCTTTTCCCCTGGCCACAAAAATAGTGTTGCCGCCGACGCTGACTGAAAAATGGCCGCCTGCATTATCCAGGGCTTTGGTCGAAACAATTCTTTTCCATACCATAGGCGTTCATTATCCGGCGTCATATAAATTTTTCAAGCCAAGCGTTGCATTCTCAGCTCTTTAAAGGAAAATTACTTACTGACTGAAAAGAAACAAGTGGAAAATCTTGAATCATATTGGCCAGAAAACCTTTGCAAGCTCCACAATCACGGCCATGGCAATGCCTATGTATATTATGAGCTTGGGATCAAGAGCAGGACCCTTAATTTCCTCTTCATCAAAGTATCTGATTAAACCTGCTCCAGACTGGAATCCTTCGGATTTCTTGTCTGCCATGTGACCTGAGATCGCATTTCCGATAAATAGTCTTTGCGATCGACGGTCAGCTTAATCAGAATGCCCCATTCATGAATTAGATGGTGTGAGCCTCTCCAGAAACCTTCAGGAGGTCTATCTCATCACATTTTCCAGAAATCAGCGGCAGTACGTTTGCCAGATCCTTCTTTCTCACGGTCACAAAAACAT
This genomic interval carries:
- a CDS encoding preprotein translocase subunit Sec61beta, giving the protein MADKKSEGFQSGAGLIRYFDEEEIKGPALDPKLIIYIGIAMAVIVELAKVFWPI